One genomic segment of Thermovibrio guaymasensis includes these proteins:
- a CDS encoding MBL fold metallo-hydrolase has translation MTLQIENLGHSTFSVKIGGLEVLIDPFLTFSAGGIKRLVPPSKEPEELSPDVVLISHAHYDHLDLKTIRRLGGKFPIVTPEKCGKVIKSERVVELKDFETFTYKNVKITKIPVFHNRGRNLFYPDTGVGGFVFEVDSVKFLFGGDTAFSENLYQLWAEKFKGIDFALLPIGGFMPFFRKFHQTPEEAVKGFRILKAKYLIPIHFGTWHVIPYYVKGERALERLLSYSFVCGVRDKVKPILPNQSAVFDI, from the coding sequence ATGACACTACAGATAGAAAATTTAGGTCATTCAACTTTCTCGGTAAAGATTGGCGGTTTGGAAGTCTTAATCGATCCGTTCCTTACCTTTTCTGCAGGAGGTATAAAGAGGTTAGTTCCTCCCTCAAAAGAGCCTGAAGAGCTCTCCCCTGATGTCGTTCTCATCTCCCACGCCCACTACGACCACCTTGACCTTAAAACTATCAGGCGGTTAGGTGGTAAGTTCCCCATAGTTACACCTGAAAAGTGCGGTAAGGTCATAAAGAGCGAAAGGGTTGTTGAGCTTAAGGACTTTGAAACTTTTACCTATAAAAACGTAAAAATAACGAAAATTCCGGTATTTCACAACAGGGGGAGAAACCTCTTTTACCCTGATACAGGCGTTGGAGGTTTTGTCTTTGAAGTAGATTCAGTGAAGTTTCTCTTTGGAGGGGATACGGCCTTTTCTGAGAACCTGTACCAGCTCTGGGCTGAGAAGTTTAAAGGGATAGATTTTGCTCTCCTTCCAATTGGTGGTTTTATGCCTTTCTTTAGGAAATTCCATCAGACTCCTGAAGAGGCCGTAAAGGGGTTTAGGATTTTGAAAGCTAAGTATCTGATTCCTATTCACTTTGGAACTTGGCACGTTATTCCCTACTACGTGAAGGGGGAGAGAGCCCTTGAAAGGCTTCTCAGTTACAGCTTTGTCTGTGGCGTTAGGGATAAGGTTAAGCCAATACTTCCAAACCAGAGTGCTGTTTTTGACATTTAA
- the secA gene encoding preprotein translocase subunit SecA, which yields MINAVLTKIFGSRNERVIKKLKPIVERINSLEKEFEKKSKEELRSLTAKWRSEIEKLPTDEEKFKYMDKILPEAFAAVREAAKRTLGMRHYDVQLLGGIVLHRGNIAEMKTGEGKTLVATLPAYLNALAGKGVHIVTVNDYLAKRDAELMGPVYNYLGLTVGFLQNQMEKEERKEMYSRDITYGTNSEFGFDYLRDNMVFSKEDKVQRDLFYAIVDEADSILIDEARTPLIISGPSEESVDVYYIADGIVRQLKKDRDFKVEEKTKTAVLTDEGIKRVEEIVKKMTGMKDFNLYDPKFSDLLHAIIQSLRAHHLFKKDVDYVVKDGKVVIVDEFTGRIMPGRRWSDGLHQAVEAKEGVKIEAENQTLATITLQNYFRLYKKLAGMTGTAETEAAELKEIYGLDVVVIPTNKPVIRKDHPDLIFKTKRAKFEAVVKEIEKNYKIGRPVLVGTNSIEDSEYLSRLLKKRGIPHQVLNAKYHEKEAEIVAQAGRLGAVTIATNMAGRGTDILLGGNPDFLAKRELRERGITPEKVGKEKYEEIYRETLKKYKEITEKEKEKVKELGGLYIIGTERNESRRIDNQLRGRAGRQGDPGESRFFLSLEDNLLRLFGSDRIKKMMEIMNVPEDEPITHKMVSKALENAQRRVEEQNFQIRKRLLEYDEVYNVQRKVIYEQRNRILEGENFKEEILGFFEDIAWELVDIFAPESMLPDEWNLKDLKKTLETRFGFEFPIPETYNGLVELQIEGAFNDREKLAKIIYDTLVKKYQELESLVGEGQLREIERMVMLDRLDHYWREHLRALDHIKESIGWRGYGQRDPVIEFKKEAFLLFEDLISNIENGVVDSLFNYYRYVKEQVEIEKEGASALHQV from the coding sequence ATGATTAATGCTGTTTTGACCAAGATATTTGGAAGTAGGAATGAAAGGGTAATTAAGAAGTTAAAGCCCATAGTTGAAAGGATAAATTCCCTTGAGAAAGAGTTTGAGAAGAAGAGTAAGGAGGAGCTCCGGTCTTTAACTGCCAAGTGGCGTTCAGAGATAGAGAAACTCCCTACAGACGAAGAGAAGTTTAAGTACATGGACAAAATCCTCCCTGAAGCCTTTGCTGCAGTTAGGGAGGCTGCAAAGAGAACTTTAGGGATGCGCCACTACGATGTTCAGCTCTTAGGTGGAATAGTCCTTCACAGAGGAAATATCGCGGAGATGAAGACCGGTGAGGGTAAAACTCTTGTTGCAACCCTTCCTGCCTACCTTAACGCCCTTGCGGGTAAAGGCGTTCACATTGTTACCGTTAATGACTACCTTGCTAAGAGGGACGCCGAGTTAATGGGTCCTGTCTACAACTACTTAGGTTTGACCGTTGGATTCCTCCAAAATCAGATGGAGAAGGAAGAAAGGAAGGAGATGTACTCTCGGGATATAACCTACGGAACCAACTCTGAGTTTGGTTTTGACTACTTAAGGGATAACATGGTCTTTTCAAAGGAGGATAAGGTTCAAAGGGACCTCTTCTACGCAATAGTTGACGAGGCAGACTCAATTCTCATAGATGAGGCAAGAACTCCCTTAATTATTTCTGGTCCTTCAGAGGAGAGCGTTGACGTTTACTACATTGCAGATGGAATAGTCCGCCAGCTTAAGAAAGATAGGGACTTTAAGGTAGAGGAGAAGACCAAGACTGCCGTTTTGACCGACGAGGGAATTAAGAGGGTGGAAGAGATTGTAAAGAAAATGACAGGAATGAAAGACTTTAACCTCTACGACCCAAAGTTTTCAGACCTCCTCCACGCAATTATCCAGTCTTTAAGGGCCCACCACCTCTTCAAGAAGGACGTTGACTACGTAGTTAAAGATGGAAAAGTGGTGATTGTTGATGAGTTTACAGGAAGGATAATGCCGGGAAGGCGCTGGAGCGACGGTCTTCACCAGGCAGTAGAGGCGAAAGAGGGGGTAAAGATTGAGGCTGAGAACCAGACCCTTGCGACGATTACTCTCCAGAACTACTTCAGGCTCTATAAGAAGTTGGCTGGTATGACGGGTACTGCAGAGACAGAAGCGGCTGAACTTAAAGAGATCTACGGTCTTGATGTTGTAGTTATTCCGACGAACAAACCTGTAATTAGGAAGGACCATCCAGACTTAATTTTTAAGACAAAGAGGGCGAAGTTTGAGGCGGTAGTAAAGGAAATTGAGAAGAACTATAAGATTGGCCGTCCAGTTTTGGTGGGAACCAACTCAATTGAAGACTCAGAGTACCTATCAAGGTTATTAAAGAAGAGGGGAATTCCCCATCAGGTTCTTAACGCTAAGTACCACGAGAAGGAAGCAGAGATTGTGGCTCAGGCAGGAAGGCTTGGGGCTGTTACTATCGCCACAAATATGGCAGGTAGGGGAACTGATATTCTCCTCGGAGGTAACCCTGACTTCCTTGCAAAGAGGGAGCTCAGAGAGAGAGGGATAACTCCTGAGAAGGTTGGTAAGGAAAAGTACGAGGAAATTTACAGGGAAACTCTTAAAAAGTACAAGGAGATTACCGAGAAAGAGAAGGAAAAAGTTAAGGAGCTTGGAGGCCTTTACATAATTGGAACGGAGAGGAACGAGTCTAGGAGGATTGACAACCAGTTAAGAGGTCGTGCCGGAAGGCAAGGAGATCCTGGAGAGTCAAGATTTTTCCTTTCCTTAGAGGATAACCTCCTGAGGCTCTTTGGTTCGGACAGAATTAAGAAGATGATGGAGATTATGAACGTTCCTGAGGATGAGCCAATAACCCACAAGATGGTGAGTAAGGCCCTTGAGAACGCACAGAGGAGGGTTGAGGAGCAGAACTTCCAGATTAGGAAGAGGCTCCTTGAGTACGATGAGGTCTACAACGTTCAGAGGAAGGTTATCTACGAGCAGAGGAACAGAATCTTAGAAGGAGAGAACTTTAAAGAGGAGATACTTGGGTTCTTTGAGGATATAGCTTGGGAACTTGTTGACATCTTTGCTCCAGAGAGTATGTTGCCAGATGAGTGGAACCTTAAAGACCTTAAGAAGACCCTTGAAACACGCTTTGGTTTTGAATTTCCGATTCCCGAGACCTACAACGGGCTTGTGGAGCTCCAGATTGAAGGTGCCTTTAATGACAGGGAGAAGTTGGCCAAAATTATCTACGATACTTTAGTTAAGAAGTACCAAGAGCTTGAGAGCTTAGTTGGTGAAGGACAGTTGAGGGAAATTGAAAGGATGGTTATGCTTGACCGTCTTGACCACTACTGGAGAGAGCACTTAAGAGCTCTAGACCACATTAAAGAAAGTATTGGCTGGAGAGGTTACGGTCAGAGGGATCCAGTTATTGAGTTTAAGAAGGAGGCCTTTCTCCTCTTTGAGGACCTCATTTCAAACATAGAAAATGGAGTTGTTGATTCTCTGTTTAACTACTACAGGTACGTAAAGGAGCAGGTTGAGATTGAAAAGGAAGGGGCTTCTGCTCTCCATCAGGTATAA
- a CDS encoding DegQ family serine endoprotease has translation MNTRQLLRSFTAAVFLFGLFSSQPALSTQVRDYEVVESLQNVFEEVVEKVKPAVVNISTVSEVEIKHPPIPPEFRNFFHDFGFPFPEIPRRFETRSLGSGFIVKVEDGWAYILTNNHVVSKAKKIKVKLSDGSVYKAKVVGTDPKTDVALIKIKVGDKKVPVVEIGDSDRIKVGQFVIAIGNPYGLNWTVTHGIISAKGRHGLGLNPIENFIQTDAAINPGNSGGPLCDIHGKVIGINTAIVRNAQGLGFAVPINIAKKVMDDLLKYGKVIRGWLGVYIEDVSPSLAKKFGVKEGVLVTKVMPNSPAEKGGLKAGDIIVEFNGEPVKNVTDLQLKVINTKPGEEVKITVIRDGKRKVLKVKIGQMPGTQSLAHVDLMSKFGFSVQPLTPDLKSKLRVPKWVKHGLIVTEVSSGSSADDAGLREGDIIVAAGVTPKDLRPVKSVDDLLSIIKKAGSSGVLLKVVRGEGVIYVVLNPED, from the coding sequence ATGAACACCAGACAGCTTCTAAGGAGTTTTACGGCTGCAGTTTTCCTTTTTGGTCTTTTCTCCTCCCAGCCGGCCCTTTCAACTCAGGTTCGGGACTACGAGGTTGTTGAATCCCTCCAGAACGTTTTTGAGGAAGTTGTTGAAAAGGTTAAGCCTGCAGTCGTTAATATTAGTACAGTTTCTGAGGTAGAAATAAAGCACCCTCCCATTCCCCCCGAGTTTAGGAATTTCTTTCATGATTTCGGATTTCCGTTCCCTGAGATTCCCCGGCGTTTTGAAACACGCTCTCTGGGTTCAGGTTTCATTGTTAAGGTTGAAGACGGCTGGGCATACATACTGACGAACAACCACGTTGTATCAAAGGCTAAGAAGATAAAGGTCAAACTGAGTGACGGCTCCGTTTATAAGGCAAAAGTTGTTGGAACTGATCCAAAGACCGACGTTGCTCTAATAAAGATAAAAGTTGGAGATAAAAAGGTTCCTGTAGTTGAAATTGGGGATTCAGATAGGATAAAGGTTGGTCAATTCGTTATAGCAATTGGTAACCCTTACGGTTTAAACTGGACTGTGACCCACGGTATTATCTCTGCTAAGGGAAGACACGGTTTAGGCCTTAACCCGATAGAGAACTTCATCCAGACCGATGCTGCGATAAATCCCGGCAACAGCGGTGGTCCTCTTTGTGACATTCACGGTAAGGTTATCGGGATCAATACGGCTATAGTTAGGAATGCTCAAGGACTTGGTTTTGCAGTTCCGATAAACATAGCAAAGAAAGTAATGGATGACCTCCTTAAGTACGGTAAGGTAATAAGGGGTTGGCTTGGAGTTTACATTGAGGACGTTTCTCCTTCACTTGCTAAGAAGTTTGGCGTTAAAGAAGGGGTTCTCGTAACTAAAGTCATGCCCAACAGTCCTGCTGAAAAGGGAGGTTTGAAGGCTGGAGACATAATTGTTGAGTTTAACGGAGAACCTGTAAAGAACGTTACAGACCTTCAGTTAAAAGTAATAAATACAAAGCCCGGTGAGGAAGTCAAAATTACTGTAATTAGGGACGGTAAGAGAAAGGTCCTTAAAGTGAAAATTGGCCAAATGCCGGGAACCCAGTCACTTGCCCATGTTGATTTAATGTCTAAATTTGGATTTTCCGTTCAGCCGTTAACTCCTGATTTGAAGAGCAAGTTGAGAGTTCCAAAGTGGGTCAAGCACGGTTTAATTGTTACTGAGGTTAGCTCAGGTTCATCTGCTGATGATGCAGGCCTTAGAGAGGGAGATATTATTGTCGCTGCTGGTGTAACTCCCAAGGATTTAAGGCCCGTTAAGAGTGTTGATGACTTGTTAAGTATTATTAAGAAGGCAGGTAGCTCCGGAGTTCTCCTTAAAGTAGTAAGGGGAGAAGGAGTAATTTACGTAGTTTTAAACCCTGAAGATTAG
- a CDS encoding C40 family peptidase, translating to MKRLLTSLVLAFTFALPVQADIYRVKPGDSLYKIAKKFHTTVSKIKRLNGLRSNTIRVGQKLIIPGTRHTPSWYRKFKPRKSGETIAFLKKESEQALSSKIVGSEINPLTEVVYREAEELAQVLSTPLDVKYDNWSLSILNDPEYKGALFKLFAEIFKKLKNTPYVFGGNNPHFGLDCSSFTMYVYRKLGIKLPRTARAQFNVGVPVDIGNLKVGDLVFFRTYARYPSHVGIYIGNGRFIHFSSMYHGLAISSLSERYFKRRFIGAKRVLSEKKVKKIIYALTENK from the coding sequence TTGAAGAGATTGTTAACTTCCCTTGTGCTTGCCTTCACTTTTGCTCTACCTGTCCAGGCTGATATTTACAGGGTTAAACCCGGTGACTCCCTCTACAAGATTGCTAAGAAGTTCCACACAACTGTGTCTAAGATAAAGAGGCTGAACGGTTTGAGGAGTAATACTATAAGGGTTGGACAGAAGCTAATAATTCCCGGAACAAGACATACTCCTTCTTGGTACAGGAAGTTTAAGCCTAGAAAGAGCGGTGAGACTATAGCATTCCTTAAGAAAGAATCGGAACAGGCTCTGAGTTCAAAAATTGTAGGGAGTGAGATTAACCCTCTTACAGAAGTTGTTTACAGAGAGGCTGAAGAGCTTGCGCAGGTTCTTTCTACTCCCTTGGACGTAAAGTACGATAATTGGAGCCTTTCAATTCTTAACGATCCTGAGTATAAGGGAGCTCTCTTTAAGCTCTTTGCTGAGATATTTAAGAAACTGAAGAATACTCCCTACGTTTTCGGTGGGAATAACCCTCACTTTGGCCTAGACTGTTCCTCTTTTACGATGTACGTCTATAGGAAACTTGGAATTAAACTTCCAAGGACTGCAAGGGCTCAGTTTAACGTTGGTGTGCCCGTTGATATTGGTAACTTAAAAGTTGGAGACTTGGTTTTCTTTAGAACTTACGCCCGTTATCCTTCCCACGTAGGTATTTACATAGGAAACGGCAGATTTATCCACTTTTCATCAATGTACCATGGCCTTGCTATTTCCAGCTTGAGTGAGAGGTACTTTAAGAGAAGGTTCATAGGTGCAAAGAGGGTTCTAAGTGAGAAGAAGGTTAAGAAAATAATCTACGCTTTAACAGAGAACAAGTAA